In Lascolabacillus massiliensis, a single genomic region encodes these proteins:
- a CDS encoding HD domain-containing protein, with amino-acid sequence MKRKIINDPVFGFINIPDDFIYNIIQHPYLQRLNRIKQLGLAAFVYPGAQHTRFHHSIGAMFLMDEALKTLKEKGHEITADEWDSSLAAILMHDIGHGPFSHVLEHALVTDIHHETISYLMMEQMNRELDGKLKTAIDIFTDNYPKRFLHQLVSGQLDVDRLDYLRRDSFFTGVVEGNIGSARIIKMLDIKDDKIVVESKGINSIENFLMSRRLMYWQVYLHKTAMAAEKMLINTLKRAQELSIDGEKLFASPALSYFLSKKTYLEDFENNGEGLRRFIELDDNDIWSALKVWTNHKDTVLSILSNGMINRKLFKIEITENAVDENRIDLFLDKFVKRYSLSPHEASYFISSDIITTDMYNEKDDSIDILYKDGTIKDISKASDMLNIELLSKKVVKHYFAYLRD; translated from the coding sequence ATGAAACGAAAAATTATAAATGATCCTGTATTTGGATTTATAAATATCCCCGATGATTTTATTTACAATATAATTCAGCATCCTTATCTACAAAGACTTAACCGAATAAAACAATTAGGACTTGCTGCATTTGTTTACCCGGGTGCTCAGCATACCAGGTTTCACCATTCAATAGGCGCAATGTTTTTAATGGATGAAGCCTTGAAAACACTTAAGGAAAAAGGACATGAAATAACAGCAGATGAGTGGGATAGCTCGTTAGCTGCAATATTAATGCATGATATTGGACACGGACCATTTTCTCATGTACTTGAACATGCCCTGGTTACAGATATTCATCATGAAACAATTTCTTACCTCATGATGGAGCAAATGAACAGAGAATTAGATGGTAAGCTAAAAACTGCCATAGATATCTTCACAGATAATTATCCGAAGAGATTTCTTCATCAGCTGGTAAGTGGTCAACTTGATGTTGACAGACTGGATTATCTGCGAAGAGATAGTTTTTTCACTGGTGTCGTAGAGGGTAATATTGGCTCAGCACGAATAATAAAGATGCTTGACATTAAAGACGATAAAATTGTAGTTGAATCCAAAGGAATTAACTCAATAGAAAATTTTCTAATGTCACGACGTCTGATGTACTGGCAGGTATATTTACATAAGACAGCTATGGCAGCTGAGAAAATGCTAATTAATACGCTAAAAAGAGCACAGGAACTTTCAATTGATGGTGAAAAACTTTTTGCCTCACCTGCACTTTCATATTTTCTGTCAAAAAAAACCTATTTAGAAGATTTTGAGAATAATGGAGAAGGATTACGTAGATTTATAGAGCTTGATGATAATGATATATGGTCAGCTTTGAAAGTATGGACCAATCACAAGGATACTGTTCTATCAATTCTAAGTAATGGAATGATCAATCGTAAGTTGTTTAAGATAGAGATAACAGAGAATGCAGTAGATGAAAATAGAATAGATTTGTTTTTGGATAAATTTGTAAAAAGATACTCTCTGTCTCCCCATGAAGCATCATACTTTATTAGTTCAGATATCATAACAACAGATATGTATAATGAGAAAGATGATAGTATTGATATACTATACAAAGATGGAACAATAAAGGATATATCAAAAGCTTCGGATATGTTGAATATAGAACTACTTTCAAAAAAAGTAGTAAAGCACTATTTTGCTTATTTAAGGGACTAA
- a CDS encoding YbaN family protein, which yields MNKNKIENKSNSIEVSVAISEKKLESQIKKSRIIRSLYIIGGTLSLALAIIGIIVPGLPTTPFALLSAYLYAKSSDRLYNWLLNNKILGSRIRNYHKRKGVTRKGKIGIIIFMTSMVMFSSFIVIKDITLRMVILSLGLVGAVVVWFFVPTAQDKPKDQSE from the coding sequence ATGAATAAAAATAAAATCGAAAATAAATCTAACTCTATTGAAGTAAGTGTTGCAATTTCTGAGAAAAAGTTAGAATCACAGATAAAAAAGAGTCGCATTATTAGAAGCCTTTATATAATTGGAGGAACCTTATCACTTGCTCTTGCTATTATTGGCATAATTGTTCCGGGACTTCCAACAACTCCTTTTGCTTTACTGTCTGCTTATTTGTATGCAAAGAGTTCAGACAGACTTTACAACTGGCTTTTAAATAATAAGATATTAGGTTCACGTATAAGGAACTATCACAAAAGGAAAGGTGTAACCAGAAAAGGTAAAATAGGTATTATAATATTTATGACCTCAATGGTTATGTTTTCATCTTTTATTGTCATTAAAGATATTACATTAAGAATGGTCATTTTGTCATTAGGTCTGGTAGGTGCTGTTGTAGTATGGTTTTTTGTACCTACAGCTCAGGATAAACCAAAAGATCAATCAGAATAG
- a CDS encoding low molecular weight protein-tyrosine-phosphatase → MDSTLKNKKTRLLFVCLGNICRSPAAEGIMQTLVNKNGLHDIIEVDSAGTSGWHEGDLPDERMRAHGERRGYDISSLARKFRKSDFDNFDYIIVMDDNNYNNVKSLASNKLQEDKIKKMTDFLIQYKNHDEIPDPYYGGATGFELVLDLLEDACEGLMHKIINS, encoded by the coding sequence ATGGATTCAACACTAAAAAATAAGAAAACCCGTTTACTTTTTGTTTGTCTCGGTAATATTTGTCGCTCACCAGCCGCTGAGGGTATTATGCAAACATTAGTAAATAAAAATGGACTTCATGACATCATAGAAGTTGATTCTGCAGGTACCTCCGGATGGCATGAGGGGGATTTGCCTGATGAGCGTATGCGTGCCCACGGGGAAAGAAGAGGATATGATATTAGTAGCCTTGCAAGGAAATTCAGAAAATCTGATTTCGATAACTTTGACTATATAATTGTAATGGACGATAATAACTACAACAATGTAAAGTCATTGGCAAGTAATAAACTGCAAGAAGATAAAATAAAGAAAATGACAGACTTTTTAATTCAATATAAAAATCACGATGAAATCCCAGATCCATACTATGGTGGAGCTACTGGATTCGAACTAGTGCTTGATTTATTGGAGGATGCATGTGAAGGTCTGATGCATAAAATAATTAATTCATAA
- a CDS encoding DUF4332 domain-containing protein, which yields MAYKIEEIEGIGTVYSTKLRAAGVITVDDLLEKCASKSGRVALAKETGIDEKDILTWTNHADLFRIDGIGPQFSELLEEAGVDTIKELRNRNAENLYAKIKEVNEAKKLVGRLPSLGQIEEMIATAGKLDPKVTY from the coding sequence ATGGCTTATAAGATTGAAGAAATAGAAGGTATAGGGACTGTTTATAGTACTAAACTTAGAGCAGCAGGTGTAATTACGGTTGATGATTTACTAGAAAAATGCGCTAGCAAATCAGGGAGAGTTGCATTGGCTAAAGAAACCGGAATTGATGAAAAAGATATTTTAACGTGGACAAACCATGCTGACTTATTCAGAATTGATGGTATCGGACCTCAATTTTCAGAATTACTTGAAGAAGCTGGTGTCGATACAATTAAAGAACTTCGTAATCGTAATGCTGAGAACCTTTATGCAAAAATTAAGGAAGTGAATGAAGCAAAAAAACTAGTAGGACGTCTGCCTTCTTTAGGTCAAATTGAAGAAATGATTGCCACAGCAGGTAAACTTGATCCGAAAGTAACTTACTAA
- a CDS encoding ribose-phosphate pyrophosphokinase has protein sequence MQDRPFKIFSGNKSRYFAEKVCNSLNCPLGNMIIEHFADGEFAVSYEESIRGKQVFLIQSTFPNSDNLMELLLMIDAAKRASAKSIVAVIPYFGWARQDRKDKPRVSIGAKLIADMLSAAGINRLITMDLHADQIQGFFNVPVDHLYASAVFLEHIKQLDLSNMVIATPDVGGTKRASAYSKFLGCPMVICYKLRKKANEISDMQIIGDVEGMDVLLIDDIVDTAGTITKASDLIMEQGANSVRAIASHAVMSDPASTRVDSSALTEIIFTDSIPYSKKSEKVKILSVADMFADAIMRVCNNESISSLYVV, from the coding sequence ATGCAGGATAGACCTTTTAAAATTTTTTCGGGTAACAAATCACGTTACTTTGCCGAAAAGGTGTGCAATAGTTTAAATTGTCCCTTAGGAAATATGATTATTGAACATTTCGCTGATGGTGAATTTGCCGTTTCATATGAAGAGTCCATTAGAGGAAAACAGGTGTTTCTAATCCAATCTACATTTCCTAACTCTGACAATCTAATGGAATTATTACTGATGATTGATGCAGCAAAAAGAGCATCTGCAAAATCAATTGTTGCAGTAATTCCTTATTTTGGATGGGCTAGACAAGACAGAAAAGATAAGCCAAGAGTAAGCATCGGGGCAAAGCTTATTGCAGATATGCTTTCTGCTGCCGGGATCAATAGATTAATTACTATGGACTTGCATGCTGATCAGATTCAAGGATTTTTTAATGTTCCTGTCGATCATCTTTATGCTTCGGCTGTATTTTTAGAACACATTAAACAATTGGATTTGAGCAATATGGTAATCGCTACACCAGATGTGGGAGGAACAAAACGTGCTAGTGCTTACTCCAAATTCCTGGGATGTCCAATGGTGATTTGCTACAAACTGCGTAAGAAAGCAAATGAAATTTCTGATATGCAGATTATTGGTGATGTAGAAGGTATGGATGTGCTATTGATTGATGATATTGTTGATACAGCCGGCACAATCACTAAAGCATCTGACCTGATAATGGAACAAGGAGCAAATTCTGTAAGAGCAATTGCAAGTCATGCTGTAATGTCTGACCCGGCATCAACAAGGGTAGATAGCTCAGCATTAACAGAAATTATTTTTACTGATAGCATTCCATACTCTAAGAAATCTGAAAAAGTAAAAATACTTTCAGTAGCTGATATGTTTGCGGATGCTATTATGAGAGTATGCAACAATGAATCAATAAGTTCACTTTACGTAGTTTAA
- a CDS encoding alpha-amylase family protein has protein sequence MDVKKKYFIYQLLPRLFGNSSSANVFNGTIEENGCGKFNNITIDILKKIKDNGYTHVWYIGILAHASTTDYSVYGIPKEFPEIIKGKAGSPYAIRDYYDVDPDLAVNVQERMAEFEQLIKRTHEIGLKVIIDNVPNHVARNYKSVSKPLNISDFGENDDVTKAFSPQNNFYYLPGQHLEIVHRHGNIKENKYVEFPAKVTGNDSFTNRPSQNDWYDTVKLNYGVDYLNNNEEWFDPIPDTWYKMKDILMFWADKGVDGFRCDMAEMVPVAFWRWSIPQIKAKHPGIIFIAEIYNPSMYRVFIDKNCFDFLYDKVGLYDVLRDVSCGYRPSSDISFTLNNVGDIQKNMLNFMENHDEQRIASDYFLKNGTKGKAAMIVTSCINTNPVMVYAGQELGEKGMDEEGFSGRNGRTSIFDYWSLSTLRRWNNNGLWNDNLLTQEEKDLATFYKNLINLCNDEDAISGGLFYDLMPANYENNEFDSTRLFAFLRGYEKDILLVVANFDSSEKKCTVEIPMHAFSFMHFNNKSEGLLIPLLNKSSEDISFRNDKSSILKIAAHSGEIYRISFM, from the coding sequence ATTGACGTGAAAAAAAAATACTTCATATATCAGTTGCTTCCAAGACTGTTTGGTAACAGCTCTTCTGCAAATGTTTTTAATGGAACTATTGAAGAAAATGGGTGTGGTAAATTCAATAATATTACGATAGACATTCTAAAGAAAATTAAAGATAACGGATATACTCATGTATGGTATATAGGGATACTTGCACACGCTTCAACAACTGATTACAGTGTATATGGTATACCAAAGGAGTTTCCTGAAATTATTAAAGGGAAAGCAGGTTCTCCATACGCAATTCGCGATTATTATGATGTAGACCCTGATTTAGCTGTTAATGTTCAAGAAAGAATGGCTGAATTCGAACAGTTAATTAAACGAACACATGAGATTGGACTGAAGGTTATAATTGACAATGTACCTAATCATGTGGCCAGAAATTATAAGTCGGTTAGCAAACCTTTAAATATATCAGATTTTGGGGAAAATGATGACGTAACTAAGGCATTCTCTCCCCAAAACAATTTTTATTATCTTCCGGGGCAGCATTTAGAGATAGTGCATCGTCATGGTAATATAAAAGAAAATAAATATGTTGAGTTTCCAGCAAAAGTAACAGGAAATGATAGTTTCACAAACAGACCATCACAAAATGACTGGTATGATACTGTGAAGCTTAATTATGGTGTTGATTATTTAAATAATAATGAAGAGTGGTTTGACCCAATTCCAGATACCTGGTATAAGATGAAAGATATACTAATGTTTTGGGCTGATAAAGGAGTCGACGGCTTCAGATGTGATATGGCAGAAATGGTACCAGTTGCTTTCTGGAGATGGTCTATCCCCCAAATAAAAGCTAAGCACCCAGGTATAATTTTTATAGCAGAAATATATAATCCCTCGATGTACAGGGTATTTATTGATAAAAACTGTTTCGATTTCTTATATGATAAAGTAGGGCTATATGATGTACTTCGAGATGTATCATGTGGCTATAGACCTTCGTCAGATATCTCATTTACATTAAATAATGTTGGTGATATTCAAAAGAATATGCTTAATTTTATGGAGAATCATGATGAGCAGCGTATAGCTTCGGATTATTTTCTGAAAAATGGAACAAAGGGTAAAGCAGCTATGATTGTAACTTCATGCATAAATACTAACCCTGTAATGGTTTATGCAGGTCAGGAATTAGGTGAAAAGGGGATGGATGAAGAAGGGTTTAGTGGAAGAAATGGAAGAACAAGCATTTTTGATTATTGGTCTTTGAGCACTTTGAGGCGCTGGAACAACAACGGTTTGTGGAATGATAACTTATTAACTCAGGAAGAGAAAGATCTTGCCACATTTTATAAGAACTTGATTAATTTATGTAATGATGAAGATGCAATCTCTGGAGGACTTTTTTATGATTTAATGCCGGCTAATTACGAGAATAATGAATTTGACTCTACTCGTTTATTTGCATTTCTGAGAGGATATGAAAAAGATATTCTTTTAGTAGTAGCAAATTTCGATAGTTCAGAAAAAAAGTGTACAGTTGAAATCCCAATGCATGCATTTTCATTTATGCATTTTAATAATAAAAGCGAAGGCTTATTGATCCCTTTATTAAATAAAAGTAGCGAGGATATATCATTTAGAAACGATAAATCTTCAATACTGAAAATTGCTGCTCACTCAGGTGAGATTTACAGGATATCTTTCATGTAA
- a CDS encoding patatin-like phospholipase family protein — protein MALFGKSYDHYLGYALSGGGAKGFAHLGALKVLDKCGLKPDVIAGTSAGSLAGVFYADGYHPEEIEELFRKREFKEFIELSIPKAGLLKSTGLHSFLKKNLRAKSFEELKIPFYAIATDWNRACTVAFSNGDDLVDAVVASCSVPVIFNPQYIHGKPYVDGGLLKNFPVSVIRKKCKYVIGLNVSLMIPPPEKNNIRTVMERTFNLMANSNTIFDKTYCDILIEVKGIEKYHMFDLNNTDTISKIGFHHAAIKMSEMESWDIVEKCHKHYERIKQIQAKIDSIRKKIHY, from the coding sequence ATGGCACTCTTCGGAAAAAGTTATGACCATTATCTGGGCTATGCACTAAGCGGAGGTGGTGCTAAAGGTTTTGCACATTTAGGAGCACTTAAAGTATTGGATAAGTGTGGTCTTAAACCTGATGTAATAGCAGGTACAAGTGCCGGCTCTCTTGCTGGTGTATTTTACGCTGACGGTTATCACCCTGAAGAAATTGAGGAGCTATTTAGGAAGAGAGAATTTAAGGAGTTTATTGAGCTATCAATACCAAAAGCAGGACTACTTAAAAGTACAGGGTTGCATAGTTTTCTAAAAAAGAATCTTAGAGCAAAGAGTTTTGAGGAGCTGAAAATTCCATTCTACGCTATAGCAACAGATTGGAACAGAGCATGTACTGTAGCATTCTCAAATGGTGATGACTTGGTTGATGCAGTAGTTGCATCATGCTCAGTACCAGTAATTTTTAATCCACAGTACATTCATGGGAAACCATATGTAGACGGTGGTTTGTTAAAAAACTTTCCAGTATCTGTTATCAGGAAAAAGTGTAAATATGTAATAGGTTTGAATGTATCACTGATGATACCTCCTCCTGAAAAAAATAATATAAGAACTGTAATGGAAAGAACATTCAACCTGATGGCAAACTCTAACACTATCTTTGATAAAACATATTGTGATATATTGATTGAAGTCAAAGGTATTGAAAAGTATCACATGTTCGACTTAAATAACACGGATACTATCTCTAAGATTGGCTTTCATCATGCAGCAATTAAAATGAGTGAAATGGAATCATGGGATATTGTTGAAAAATGCCACAAACATTATGAGAGAATAAAGCAAATACAGGCTAAAATAGATAGTATCAGAAAAAAAATACATTATTGA
- the folK gene encoding 2-amino-4-hydroxy-6-hydroxymethyldihydropteridine diphosphokinase — MEDKENRIFSVFLSLGSNLGNKERNIEFAYKKIEEQIGDIKSSSAFFYSSPVGFISENNFVNSVCEVTSYLDVDSIFATSQRIEKEMGRVGKSLNGIHSDRIIDIDILLINDLIINRPDLIIPHPRLHERSFVIIPLSEIAGDVLHPVLKKTIRELKEEFYRKFQI; from the coding sequence ATGGAGGATAAAGAAAATAGGATTTTCTCTGTTTTTCTTTCTCTTGGATCAAATCTGGGTAACAAAGAAAGAAACATTGAATTTGCATACAAAAAAATAGAAGAGCAGATAGGAGATATAAAATCTTCTTCTGCTTTTTTTTATTCTTCACCTGTTGGTTTTATTTCGGAGAATAATTTTGTAAATTCTGTCTGCGAAGTGACATCATATTTAGATGTTGATTCTATATTCGCAACTTCTCAAAGGATTGAGAAAGAGATGGGTAGAGTGGGCAAGAGTCTTAATGGTATTCACTCTGACAGAATCATCGATATTGATATATTGCTGATCAATGATTTGATTATAAATAGACCAGATCTTATTATTCCTCATCCAAGACTTCATGAGCGTAGCTTTGTCATAATTCCCTTAAGTGAAATTGCAGGTGATGTTTTACATCCGGTTCTTAAAAAAACAATCAGAGAGCTAAAAGAGGAGTTTTATAGAAAGTTTCAAATATAA
- the queA gene encoding tRNA preQ1(34) S-adenosylmethionine ribosyltransferase-isomerase QueA, whose protein sequence is MKLSQFKFNLPEELIAKYPSHHRDESRLLVVHKKSNELEHKVFKDVLDYFNPKDFFIFNNTKVFPAKLFGNKEKTGAKIEVFLLRELNPEQHLWDVLVNPARKIRIGNKLYFGDNEELVAEVIDNTTSRGRTLRFLYDGPYDEFKKQLFQIGETPIPEYMERGAEPEDFERYQNIFAEKEGAVVAPAAGLHFSRELMKRMQLKDIEYGFLTLHNGLGAYRMIDVEDLSKHKMESEQIIITEELCERVNKAYDEGHNICAVGTSVLRTIETTVSTDGHLKPREGWTNKFIFPPYDFTLTKSLITNFHLPYSTLLMMTCAFGGYEKIMEVYDIAVKEKYRFGAYGDAMLIID, encoded by the coding sequence ATGAAACTTTCGCAATTTAAATTTAATTTGCCGGAAGAACTTATCGCGAAATACCCTTCACATCATCGCGATGAGTCACGGCTACTTGTTGTTCACAAAAAATCAAATGAACTGGAACATAAGGTGTTTAAAGATGTTTTGGATTATTTCAATCCAAAAGATTTTTTCATTTTTAATAACACTAAAGTATTTCCGGCTAAACTATTTGGTAATAAAGAGAAAACCGGTGCAAAGATTGAAGTTTTCCTGCTGAGAGAGCTAAACCCGGAACAGCATCTTTGGGATGTTCTTGTTAATCCAGCCAGAAAAATAAGAATAGGGAATAAGCTTTACTTTGGTGATAATGAGGAGTTAGTTGCTGAAGTTATTGACAATACAACATCCAGGGGACGTACATTACGCTTTCTGTATGACGGACCATATGATGAGTTTAAGAAACAGTTGTTTCAGATAGGTGAGACTCCAATACCGGAATATATGGAACGTGGAGCTGAGCCTGAAGATTTTGAAAGATATCAGAATATATTCGCAGAAAAAGAAGGAGCAGTTGTTGCTCCGGCAGCCGGGTTGCATTTTAGTCGTGAATTAATGAAAAGGATGCAGCTGAAAGATATAGAGTATGGTTTCCTTACTCTTCACAATGGCTTAGGCGCTTACCGTATGATTGATGTAGAAGACTTGTCTAAACATAAGATGGAGTCGGAGCAGATCATAATTACTGAAGAACTGTGTGAAAGAGTAAATAAAGCTTATGATGAAGGGCATAATATTTGTGCTGTTGGGACTTCAGTATTACGAACTATTGAAACTACCGTTAGTACTGATGGTCATCTGAAGCCAAGAGAGGGATGGACTAATAAGTTTATTTTCCCCCCATATGATTTTACTCTTACTAAGAGTCTTATAACTAATTTTCATTTGCCATATTCTACATTATTGATGATGACATGCGCATTCGGTGGATATGAAAAGATAATGGAAGTATACGATATTGCTGTAAAAGAAAAATATCGCTTTGGAGCATATGGTGATGCAATGCTTATAATTGACTAA
- the truB gene encoding tRNA pseudouridine(55) synthase TruB — MDFIEGEILHIDKPLHWTSFRVVSVVRAKLCRRLKIKKLKVGHAGTLDPLATGVMTICTGKKTKSIEELQLQTKEYVADIMLGATTPSFDKETEINEVFPTEHITRELIEDKLKLFVGEIDQVPPVYSAVMVDGKRAYEYARKNENIELKPKKLVIDSIELISCNIPNITIRVVCSKGTYIRALARDIGEALGSGAHLTGLVRTRVGDITLADCLKMDEIDRFIEDHIII, encoded by the coding sequence ATGGATTTTATCGAAGGAGAGATATTGCATATCGATAAACCATTACATTGGACATCGTTCCGTGTAGTGAGTGTTGTTAGAGCAAAACTTTGTCGAAGATTGAAAATCAAGAAGCTTAAAGTGGGCCATGCGGGTACCTTAGATCCTTTGGCAACTGGAGTAATGACAATTTGTACTGGTAAAAAAACAAAATCTATTGAAGAGCTTCAATTGCAGACTAAAGAATATGTTGCAGATATAATGCTGGGTGCTACAACTCCATCATTTGACAAAGAAACAGAAATTAATGAGGTATTCCCCACAGAGCACATAACCAGAGAGTTGATAGAGGACAAATTAAAGCTTTTTGTGGGAGAAATTGATCAGGTGCCACCTGTTTATTCTGCTGTAATGGTAGATGGAAAAAGAGCTTATGAATATGCGCGAAAAAATGAAAATATTGAACTAAAACCAAAAAAATTGGTTATAGATAGTATTGAATTGATTTCTTGCAATATCCCGAACATAACAATTAGAGTGGTATGTAGCAAAGGTACATATATCAGAGCGCTTGCCAGAGATATTGGTGAAGCTTTGGGTTCGGGTGCACACTTAACAGGTTTGGTTCGTACAAGAGTAGGGGATATTACTCTTGCTGATTGCTTGAAAATGGATGAGATTGATCGGTTTATAGAAGATCACATAATAATATAA
- a CDS encoding undecaprenyl-diphosphate phosphatase has product MSVPEAIILGILQGLTEYLPVSSSGHLTIGSALFGIHPEDNLVFTVMVHVATVLSTLVILWKEIAWIVKGLFKFEMNAETKYSINILISMIPIAIIGFFFKDSVESIFSSGVLIVGIMLLITAALLTMTHYYKPRQKENINHKDAFIIGLSQAVAVIPGLSRSGTTIATGLLLGNKKANLAQFSFLMVIPPILGEAMLDILKFSQGVDVTGTISNVALISGFIAAFVSGCIACKWMINIVRRGKLIYFAIYCSIVGLATILFTLLA; this is encoded by the coding sequence ATGAGTGTTCCTGAGGCTATTATACTTGGTATATTACAAGGACTGACAGAATATCTTCCTGTTAGCAGTAGTGGACATCTTACTATTGGATCAGCGCTTTTTGGGATTCACCCAGAAGATAATTTAGTGTTTACAGTGATGGTGCATGTTGCAACTGTGCTGAGTACTTTAGTTATCTTATGGAAAGAGATTGCATGGATTGTTAAGGGTTTGTTTAAATTTGAAATGAATGCCGAAACAAAGTACTCAATCAATATCCTAATTTCTATGATTCCAATAGCTATTATTGGGTTCTTTTTCAAGGATAGTGTAGAGTCAATCTTCAGTTCAGGCGTTCTGATTGTAGGTATTATGTTACTTATAACTGCAGCATTACTTACAATGACTCATTACTATAAACCAAGACAGAAAGAAAATATAAATCATAAGGATGCTTTCATTATTGGTTTGTCTCAAGCAGTAGCTGTAATACCGGGCTTATCTCGTTCAGGCACTACTATAGCAACAGGACTATTATTGGGAAATAAAAAAGCCAATTTAGCACAGTTCTCTTTTTTAATGGTTATTCCACCTATATTAGGAGAGGCTATGCTTGATATATTAAAGTTTAGTCAGGGAGTTGATGTCACTGGTACTATCTCTAATGTTGCTTTAATTTCAGGATTTATCGCCGCTTTTGTTTCTGGATGTATTGCCTGTAAGTGGATGATAAACATTGTTAGAAGAGGTAAATTAATTTATTTTGCAATATATTGTTCAATAGTTGGTTTAGCAACAATACTATTCACTTTATTAGCTTAA
- a CDS encoding DUF3098 domain-containing protein encodes MSQKNIALSKTNLIICSIAVIIIILGFLLMTGPSTTFESGFEQDIFSARRIKLAPIVCLIGFVLMVFGILYPSKEKEIKEVKVEK; translated from the coding sequence ATGTCTCAAAAAAACATCGCTTTAAGCAAAACAAACTTGATAATTTGTAGTATTGCAGTTATTATTATCATCTTGGGGTTTTTATTAATGACAGGACCTTCAACTACATTTGAAAGTGGATTTGAACAGGATATATTCAGTGCCAGACGTATAAAACTTGCACCTATAGTTTGTTTAATCGGGTTTGTTTTAATGGTTTTTGGTATATTATACCCATCTAAAGAGAAAGAGATAAAAGAAGTAAAAGTAGAAAAATAG
- a CDS encoding cell division protein FtsX, with translation MSVKKKVSTARFLNAKITSTISISLVLVLLGLTILILFMGNGMSKYIKENMSFSVMLSPDISDTEIANIRKDLDSRPFVKSSRFISKIEAKEQLIKDLGEDPEELLGFNPAQDCIEIFLNSDYANNDSIAVISKLIRSDNNVTDLLYQQEAIDLINNNLSKVMTVLLILAVVLMFISFTLIRNTIRLSIYSKRFIINTMKLVGATGGFIRRPFIRNNIFTGVISGILANGIIFLMLTYFSREYVEIKPLISTTDMIMIFAIVILLGVAISTAATAFAVNRYVKMKSDQLYYV, from the coding sequence ATGTCCGTAAAGAAAAAAGTATCCACCGCCAGGTTTTTAAATGCAAAGATTACATCTACTATCAGCATCTCATTGGTTTTGGTGTTGTTAGGATTAACAATTTTGATACTCTTCATGGGTAACGGTATGTCGAAGTATATCAAGGAGAATATGAGTTTTAGTGTTATGCTTTCTCCCGATATATCTGACACTGAAATTGCAAATATCAGAAAGGATTTGGATTCCAGACCATTTGTGAAATCGTCAAGGTTTATCAGCAAAATAGAAGCCAAGGAGCAGCTTATTAAAGACTTGGGAGAAGATCCTGAAGAGCTTTTAGGTTTTAATCCGGCTCAAGATTGTATCGAGATTTTTTTAAACTCCGATTATGCTAATAATGATAGTATTGCGGTAATAAGTAAACTAATCAGGAGTGATAATAATGTAACAGATTTACTATATCAGCAGGAAGCAATTGATCTGATAAATAATAACCTTTCGAAGGTAATGACTGTTTTGCTTATACTTGCTGTGGTGTTGATGTTTATATCATTCACTCTTATAAGAAATACAATAAGACTAAGTATATATTCTAAAAGGTTTATAATTAACACAATGAAGCTCGTTGGTGCTACTGGTGGTTTTATAAGAAGACCTTTTATTAGAAACAATATTTTTACTGGTGTGATTTCAGGTATATTGGCAAATGGGATAATATTTCTGATGCTTACTTATTTCAGCAGAGAATATGTTGAAATTAAGCCGCTGATTTCTACTACAGACATGATTATGATTTTTGCAATTGTGATCTTACTGGGGGTAGCAATTTCAACAGCTGCTACAGCATTTGCAGTTAACAGGTATGTTAAAATGAAATCGGATCAACTTTACTATGTATAA